A single region of the Paenibacillus sp. genome encodes:
- a CDS encoding arsenate reductase family protein, translated as MKLTAYIYPKCGTCREAVKSLEAKGHELEKINLFETPPTAAQLKEFLRRSGLPVKKLLNTSGEVYKEMNLKDKIPTMSEDDILELLASNGRLIKRPIVTDGERATVGYKEEQFAEVWP; from the coding sequence ATGAAGCTAACCGCCTACATTTATCCGAAATGCGGAACGTGCCGCGAAGCGGTCAAATCGCTCGAAGCGAAAGGGCACGAGCTCGAAAAAATCAATCTGTTCGAAACGCCGCCGACGGCCGCGCAGCTGAAGGAATTTTTGCGCCGAAGCGGCCTTCCGGTCAAGAAGCTGCTGAACACGTCCGGCGAAGTGTACAAGGAAATGAACCTGAAAGACAAAATTCCGACGATGAGCGAGGACGACATTCTCGAGCTGCTCGCGTCGAACGGCCGGCTGATCAAGCGCCCGATCGTCACGGACGGCGAGCGTGCCACGGTCGGTTACAAGGAAGAGCAGTTCGCGGAGGTATGGCCATGA
- a CDS encoding aminotransferase class I/II-fold pyridoxal phosphate-dependent enzyme yields the protein MIVQPSDRLRRLGSSIFSEIAEWKAEAVAAGFDIIDLGIGSPDKPPVEPVRRTLSEAALREDVYGYPTSEGSLAFRRAACDWLAHRFGIDIDPASEATVLMGSQDGLGHLALAVTNPGDLAIVPDPGYPIYGAGLVVAGVEAYPVPLRESNGFLIDFDAIPEDVARRAKLIVVNYPSNPLGAVADRSFYETLISFAKKYNILIVHDAAYSELAFDGYKPMSVLELPGAKDVAIEFHSVSKSFNLAGLRLAYAVGNAQAVQALRALKSNLDYGVFLAAQEAGIRAFAADLSNEGAKAAAVYESRRDVFVEAMREAGWHVPKPKATMFIWARIPEGWTSRQISQEICRRTGVVVVPGSEYGVEGEGYVRIGLVQEESKLLEAARRIGTFFREHGLTVSY from the coding sequence ATGATCGTGCAGCCGTCCGACCGGCTGCGGCGGCTCGGCTCGTCGATTTTCAGCGAAATCGCGGAGTGGAAGGCCGAAGCGGTCGCGGCGGGTTTCGACATTATCGATCTCGGCATCGGCAGCCCCGACAAGCCGCCTGTCGAACCGGTGCGGCGAACGCTGTCGGAGGCGGCGCTTCGCGAAGACGTGTACGGCTACCCGACGTCGGAGGGGAGCCTTGCGTTCCGGCGCGCCGCTTGCGACTGGCTCGCTCACCGCTTCGGCATCGACATCGATCCCGCAAGCGAAGCAACCGTGCTGATGGGCTCGCAGGACGGCCTCGGCCACCTGGCGCTCGCGGTCACGAACCCGGGCGATCTCGCCATCGTGCCGGATCCGGGCTACCCGATCTACGGCGCGGGCCTCGTCGTCGCGGGCGTCGAAGCGTACCCGGTGCCGCTGCGAGAGAGCAACGGCTTCCTGATCGATTTCGATGCGATTCCCGAAGACGTCGCCCGCCGCGCGAAGCTGATCGTCGTCAATTACCCGAGCAATCCGCTCGGCGCCGTCGCGGATCGTTCGTTCTATGAAACGTTAATTTCGTTCGCTAAAAAATATAACATCTTAATCGTTCACGACGCTGCGTATTCGGAGCTCGCGTTCGACGGCTACAAGCCGATGAGCGTGCTCGAGCTGCCGGGCGCGAAGGACGTCGCGATCGAATTCCACTCGGTGTCGAAAAGCTTTAACTTGGCCGGGCTCCGCCTCGCGTACGCCGTGGGCAACGCGCAGGCGGTGCAGGCGCTTCGCGCGCTGAAGTCGAACCTCGATTACGGCGTGTTCCTCGCCGCGCAGGAGGCCGGCATCCGCGCGTTCGCGGCGGATCTGTCGAACGAGGGCGCGAAAGCGGCGGCGGTGTACGAGTCCCGGCGCGACGTCTTTGTCGAAGCGATGCGGGAGGCCGGATGGCATGTCCCGAAGCCGAAAGCGACGATGTTCATCTGGGCGCGCATCCCCGAAGGGTGGACATCTCGACAAATTTCCCAGGAAATTTGTCGCCGAACCGGAGTCGTTGTCGTGCCGGGCAGCGAGTACGGTGTCGAAGGAGAAGGATATGTGCGCATCGGCCTCGTGCAGGAAGAGTCGAAATTGCTGGAAGCGGCTCGCCGAATCGGTACCTTTTTCCGGGAGCATGGTTTAACGGTTTCTTACTAG